The following proteins are encoded in a genomic region of Ovis canadensis isolate MfBH-ARS-UI-01 breed Bighorn chromosome 12, ARS-UI_OviCan_v2, whole genome shotgun sequence:
- the TRAF3IP3 gene encoding TRAF3-interacting JNK-activating modulator isoform X4, translated as MIGPDPRPAPGLARWAESYEAKSERRQETRESRRCRPNVTTCRLAGKAPRTQQREQLRRARQQQFFRRRNLEVEEKGEAQSPPAREPGPSRRTGQATDLKEPLSWANRISSPRQQVSGTSSEVFATQHPPSGAWRDPAGHHPTQASGLPPQASPIKKAPKHHRGTQTKAGETQSTIKNDASQQTNYGVAVLDKEIIQLSEYLKEALQRELILKQKMVILQDLLSTLIQASDSTWKGQLNEDKLKGKLRSLENQLYACTQKYSPWGMKKVLLEMEDQKNSYEQKAKESLQKVLEEKMSAEQQLQSTQRSLALAEQKCEQWKSQYEALKEDWKTLGTQHRELESQLHVLQSKLQTPSLLLYNLPSFLPPWDLPAASTLASADLPVCPSSSHQGADSRDSQMNQALRLLESEHQELQARIECLQEDRDLCSSDTQHLQDQALPVRSPKPSHNEVEPEGPGKEQDLDFRDELQKKTLQLLAKEKECRELHSELDNLSDEYLSCLRKLQHCREELSQSQQPPPRRQCGQWLLMLMALIAIAVAVMLANKDSLML; from the exons ATGATCGGCCCAGACCCCAGGCCTGCCCCTGGCTTGGCCCGGTGGGCTGAGAGCTACGAGGCTAAGAGCGAGCGCCGGCAGGAGACCCGTGAGAGCCGCCGCTGCCGCCCCAACGTGACCACTTGCCGCCTGGCGGGGAAGGCCCCGAGGACCCAGCAAAGGGAACAGCTCCGGAGAGCACGCCAGCAGCAGTTTTTCAGACGGAGGAACCTGGAGGTGGAGGAGAAAGGCGAGGCACAGAGCCCGCCAGCCAGGGAGCCAGGCCCCTCCAGGAGGACAGGCCAGGCCACTGACCTCAAGGAGCCCTTGTCTTGGGCCAACAGGATCTCTTCCCCCAGACAGCAG GTGTCAGGGACCAGTTCTGAGGTCTTTGCAACCCAACACCCTCCTTCAGGCGCCTGGAGGGATCCAGCTGGCCACCACCCCACCCAGGCTAGTGGCCTTCCACCACAGGCCTCTCCCATCAAGAAGGCACCCAAACACCACCGTG GCACTCAGACAAAGGCAGGAGAAACACAGTCAACAATCAAGAATGATGCCAGTCAGCAAACCAA ttATGGAGTTGCAGTTCTAGATAAG gaAATCATCCAGCTTTCTGAGTACCTCAAA GAGGCCCTACAAAGGGAGCTGATTCTAAAACAAAAAATGGTGATTCTCCAAGACCTACTGTCTACCTTGATTCAGGCCTCTGACAGCACTTGGAAG GGCCAGCTTAATGAAGACAAATTAAAGGGCAAACTGAGATCCTTAGAAAACCAACTGTATGCCTGTACCCAG AAATACTCCCCTTGGGGAATGAAAAAGGTGCTATTAGAGATGGAAGACCAGAAAAACAGCTATGAGCAGAAGGCCAAggaatcactgcagaaggtgctggaggagaaaatgagtgCAGAACAGCAACTGCAGAGCACACAG CGGTCCCTGGCTCTAGCCGAGCAGAAGTGTGAACAGTGGAAGAGCCAGTATGAGGCTCTGAAGGAGGACTGGAAGACCCTGGGCACTCAGCACAGAGAGCTGGAGAGCCAGCTCCATGTGCTTCAGTCCAAACTGCAG ACTCCGTCTCTGTTACTCTACAATCTCCCCAGTTTTCTTCCTCCTTGGGATCTGCCCGCTGCCTCCACCCTAGCTAGCGCTGACCTGCCtgtctgcccctcctcctcccaccaggGAGCAGACAGCAGAGACTCACAGATGAACCAGGCCCTACGACTTCTGGAGAGTGAGCACCAAGAGCTGCAGGCCAGGATTGAATGCCTGCAGGAGGACAGAGACCTGTGCAGCTCGGACACCCAGCACCTACAAG ATCAGGCTTTGCCTGTGAGGAGCCCAAAGCCCTCCCATAACGAAGTGGAGCCGGAAGGTCCAGGGAAGGAGCAAGACTTGGATTTCAGAGACGAGCTCCAGAAGAAAACTCTGCAGCTTCTGGCCAAGGAAAAGGAG TGCAGAGAACTGCATTCGGAACTAGACAACCTCAGTGACGAGTACCTCTCCTGCCTGCGTAAGCTGCAGCACTGTCGAGAAGAGCTCAGTCAGAGCCAACAGCCGCCCCCCAGA AGACAATGCGGCCAATGGCTCCTGATGCTAATGGCGCTGATTGCTATAGCGGTGGCAGTGATGCTGGCCAATAAGGACAGCTTGATGCTCTAA
- the TRAF3IP3 gene encoding TRAF3-interacting JNK-activating modulator isoform X8 has product MVILQDLLSTLIQASDSTWKGQLNEDKLKGKLRSLENQLYACTQKYSPWGMKKVLLEMEDQKNSYEQKAKESLQKVLEEKMSAEQQLQSTQRSLALAEQKCEQWKSQYEALKEDWKTLGTQHRELESQLHVLQSKLQGADSRDSQMNQALRLLESEHQELQARIECLQEDRDLCSSDTQHLQDQLKRSEEEKLALVTKVQQLQSLLQNQSLQLQKQEKLLIKKGQQTSFHKF; this is encoded by the exons ATGGTGATTCTCCAAGACCTACTGTCTACCTTGATTCAGGCCTCTGACAGCACTTGGAAG GGCCAGCTTAATGAAGACAAATTAAAGGGCAAACTGAGATCCTTAGAAAACCAACTGTATGCCTGTACCCAG AAATACTCCCCTTGGGGAATGAAAAAGGTGCTATTAGAGATGGAAGACCAGAAAAACAGCTATGAGCAGAAGGCCAAggaatcactgcagaaggtgctggaggagaaaatgagtgCAGAACAGCAACTGCAGAGCACACAG CGGTCCCTGGCTCTAGCCGAGCAGAAGTGTGAACAGTGGAAGAGCCAGTATGAGGCTCTGAAGGAGGACTGGAAGACCCTGGGCACTCAGCACAGAGAGCTGGAGAGCCAGCTCCATGTGCTTCAGTCCAAACTGCAG gGAGCAGACAGCAGAGACTCACAGATGAACCAGGCCCTACGACTTCTGGAGAGTGAGCACCAAGAGCTGCAGGCCAGGATTGAATGCCTGCAGGAGGACAGAGACCTGTGCAGCTCGGACACCCAGCACCTACAAG ATCAACTAAAGAGGTCAGAGGAGGAGAAACTCGCCCTGGTGACCAAAGTACAGCAGCTGCAGA GTCTGCTTCAGAATCAATCCTTACAGCTTCAAAAACAGGAGAAACTCTTAATAAAGAAAGGTCAGCAAACTTCTTTCCACAAATTCTAA
- the TRAF3IP3 gene encoding TRAF3-interacting JNK-activating modulator isoform X9 — translation MKKVLLEMEDQKNSYEQKAKESLQKVLEEKMSAEQQLQSTQRSLALAEQKCEQWKSQYEALKEDWKTLGTQHRELESQLHVLQSKLQGADSRDSQMNQALRLLESEHQELQARIECLQEDRDLCSSDTQHLQDQLKRSEEEKLALVTKVQQLQSLLQNQSLQLQKQEKLLIKKGQQTSFHKF, via the exons ATGAAAAAGGTGCTATTAGAGATGGAAGACCAGAAAAACAGCTATGAGCAGAAGGCCAAggaatcactgcagaaggtgctggaggagaaaatgagtgCAGAACAGCAACTGCAGAGCACACAG CGGTCCCTGGCTCTAGCCGAGCAGAAGTGTGAACAGTGGAAGAGCCAGTATGAGGCTCTGAAGGAGGACTGGAAGACCCTGGGCACTCAGCACAGAGAGCTGGAGAGCCAGCTCCATGTGCTTCAGTCCAAACTGCAG gGAGCAGACAGCAGAGACTCACAGATGAACCAGGCCCTACGACTTCTGGAGAGTGAGCACCAAGAGCTGCAGGCCAGGATTGAATGCCTGCAGGAGGACAGAGACCTGTGCAGCTCGGACACCCAGCACCTACAAG ATCAACTAAAGAGGTCAGAGGAGGAGAAACTCGCCCTGGTGACCAAAGTACAGCAGCTGCAGA GTCTGCTTCAGAATCAATCCTTACAGCTTCAAAAACAGGAGAAACTCTTAATAAAGAAAGGTCAGCAAACTTCTTTCCACAAATTCTAA